Part of the Azoarcus sp. KH32C genome, CCGAGGTCGCGCGGCGCCTTGGCATCGGCCTGCATCTGCCCAAACACGCCGAAGTGGCGAACGCCGTGGGCGCGGTCATGGGCAAGGTGACGCAGCGCGTCCACCTCAGCATCACCCAGCCCGCGCGCGGAACCTTCCGCGTCTACGCGAAGGACGGGCCGCAGGACTTCCCCGAGCTCGGCGCGGCGATCGCCCAGGCCGAACGGCTCGCGGTCGCCGAGGCCGAGGCGCTCGCGCTCGAGGCCGGCGCGGCCGTCGTGGAGACCACAGTGAAACGACGGGACAACAACGTGAATCTCGATGTCGACAGCGATCTCTTCTTCGAGACGCGCATCACCGCCACCGCAACCGGTCGACCGCGGCTCGGCGCAATCGGGGAGACGCTGCTGCAGGAAGCCACAAGCGCCATGGCCTGAGGCCGAACGGCACGGTGTTCCTACGCGGCAGCAGCAGTTGCTGCTCGAGCATTTCCAGACCGGACATTCGCAGGTAGAACCGACGCCCCGCAAGCGGCCATCGGGTCGTCGCCTGAACGCATAGTCCGGAACGACGGCTTGGAAACTAAATCACTCGCTGCATACGGGATGGTTAGAGAATTGCTCCCCGGCAATACCGCCATTTTAGAGACGCACTCATGTCGTCTTTGCATCAACCCCTGAACTGGGACGGCCACTGCTGATGAGGGGAAACGTCGAGGCGGTCCCGTGTAGACGATCCCGACCAGTGGCGTCGCGCGCTGACGAGTTCCCGAATTTCGCCCAAAGACTGGTCAAAATACCCAGTATTGCTATCGTTTCCAACAAGGCATCGAGCATGGTTTTCTCACATGGGATCAAGGGTGCAGCAGTGCCGGGGCATAGGTTTTCACGAAGAAGGCCAGCGTGATGCAGGAGGTGGCAAGCAGCGTGATGGCACGGATGACGGCCGCTGGCGCGCGGCGCCCGATATGTGCGCCGCCGTATCCACCGATGATTGCGCCCACCAGCATGGTCAGGGTTTCAGGCCAGCGCACTGCGTCAGCCGCGACGAAGGCGAGTACAGCCACGACATTGGCCGCACTGACCAGCAGCGTACGCGGCGCCTGAAGGTGCTTCAGGTCGCAGCTGTCTACCAGTCCCCACATCGCCATCATCATGATTCCGACCGCGCCGCCAAAGTAGCCGCCATAGACGCCAAGCGCGAACTGGAGCGCAAGCACCGCGTGCGGGTGAATATGCCGACGTGTGCGCAATCTCTCGCCGATGCGTCGCCCGAACGCAAGCGCGATGGAAGCGACCAACAACAGCCACGGCAGCACGAACGTGAACGCAGCGGACGACGTCTGCAGCAACAACAGCGCCCCGAGCAAGCCGCCGCACAGCGTCGTCGCCAGAAGCGCACGCAGCGACACGGCGCCGACCGGTCGCAGTCCGTCGCGATATGCCCAAGCGCTGGCCAACCCACCCGGAAACAGCGCGACGGTGCTCGAAGTATTCGCCTGTACCGGAGGCACGCCCGCGGCGATCAATGCCGGCAAACTGACGAATGAGCCCCCTCCTGCCAGCGCATTCATCCCGCCAGCGACCATTCCTGCAGAAAAAACCAGAATCATCGCGCTCATGGAGACGATATTAGGCCCCCGACCGCGGTCCCACAATCTGGCAATTCCGGTGCTAAACTTCGGACATTCCGAAGGCAATAGAGCATGGCCATGCGCTTCGATCTAATCGATATGCGGCTTTTCCTGACCGTGGTGGAATGCGGCAGCCTCACACAAGGTGCCCGCATGGTGCACCTCGCGCTGGCGTCGGTCAGTGAACGCATTGCCGGCATGGAAGCCGCGTTGGGTGCGCCGCTGCTGGAACGCAACCGTCGTGGTGTGCGTGCCACTGCCGCAGGCGAGGCCCTGGTACGGCATGCCCGCTCGATCCTGGGCCAGGTCGAACAGATGCGCGGGGAACTGCGGACCTACGCCACAGGCCTGAAAGGCCGCGTCAGGTTGCTGTCCAACACCGCCGCCATGGTCGCGTTCCTGCCCCCGCAGCTTTGCCGATTCCTGGCAGCTCATCGCGACCTGTCGATCGACCTGGAAGAGCGGCCCAGTGCGGAGATCGTCCAGGCTCTGATGGACAGGCGTGCCGATTTGGGCGTCGTCGCGGACATTACGGATCTTGGCATGCTGCAGACACACCTGATCGCCAGCGACCGACTCGTCGTGGTCGCCAGCCGCGCTCATCGCCTGGCCCGGCAATCGAACGTGGCCTTTGGCGATATCCTCGACGAGCCAATTGTTGGCATGGCTGATACGGCGCTCGAAACGCATCTCGCGGAACGCGCATCGCGCCTGGGGCGCCAGCTCGACTACCGCATCCAACTGCGCAATACCGAACATGTGGCGATGCACGTCGAAGCAGGTATCGGCATTTCAATCCTCTCCGACGCACTGGCCAGGACCCTGCGCCGCGACCTGGTCATCCTGCCGCTGTCGGAAGCCTGGGCCACACGGCAGCTCTACCTCTGCGCGCGCGACTTCTCCGCACTGACTCCGCATGCAGACTTGCTTGCGCAGCAACTGCTGCAGCCCATGCCATAGAGGTGAGCAGAGCCGAGTGCCCTGCGCCAGGCTAGATTTGCAGGCTGCGCCAGCTTCGCCGATCATGGCAGCCGACTGAGTCGAGGCCGCCATGGACAAGCCCAACGCCCCTTCCTGCGAAAAGAACCGGGAACCGATTCTTGACGTGCTGCGCCAGCACTTCGCCGATCGTCACCATGTGCTGGAAATCGGCAGCGGCACCGGCCAGCACGCCATCTTCTTTGCCGAACACTTGCCGCACCTGACCTGGCAAACTTCGGATCGCGCGGAAAATCTGCCCAGCATCACTGCATGGCTGGACGAAGCCGCCCTGCCTAACACCCCGCCCCCTCTGCGACTCGATGTGCAGGAAACTTGGCCGGTCCGGCGCTACGATGCGATTTTCTCGGCCAACACCCTGCACATCATACCCTGGGCCGCCGTCGAGTCCCTGTTCGTGGGCCTGACCGGCATCATGGCTCGCGACGCCAAACTGGCCATCTACGGCCCCTTTAACTACGGCGGCCAATTCACCAGCGACAGCAACGCCAGTTTCGACCGCTGGCTCAAGGAAAAAGCCCCACACCAAGGAATACGGGATTTCGAAAAGGTGCATGCCCTCGCGCAGGGAGCCGGGCTGGAACTGCTTGAGGATCGGGCCATGCCGTCAAATAACCGCTGTCTGGTTTGGCAGGTAGTGAGTGGTGTTGAGTTTGGGTGAGTAGCGGTTGTCGGCCAGGCGGCGGCAAAGTAGCAGATTGCTGATTGTGGTGTGGTTTGGTGCTCCAAGGGCAGCCCATCTGCTCTGTCAAATCACCTGTCAGCTCTCATCCGGCATGACCATGCGCATGGGCCGAGTCCCGATCTTTGCCCCGGTGACTTCATCCACGGCCACCGCTTTGATTTCCGTTCCCGTTTCAGCGTCGAAAAACTGAACCAACTTGCCGCCGCCCCGGTATTGGCGCCCCCAGGCGCCAATCATGAAGAGCACCGGCAGGAAATCGCGCCCGGCAGCGGTCAGTAAATATTCCTCCCGCGGCGGGTGCTCCGAGTAGCGCCGTTTCTCCAACAAACCCTCCTCCGTCAGCGTCGCCAGCCGGCGGGTCAGCATCGTCGGGGCGATACCCAGGCTTTTCCGGAATTGGTCGAAGCGCGTCAGGCCGGCATGGGCATCCCGCAGGATCAAGATGCTCCACGCGTCACCAGCGAAAGCCAGGCTGCGCGCTATCGGACAGGGGTCATTGGAACAATTTTCTTCGTGCATACTAGTTTGATAGTGACTTACTTTCAAATTGGTAGTAATGTGCATTTCAATTTGATAGTAACACCTTGACGACAGGCAATCCACCCCGCACGGAGAGTTGATTCATGGGCAAGAACGATATGAGTATCACCTTGGCGACGGGGGCATCTTCAGGCATCGGCAAAGCCACGGCGGCGCGGCAGAAGGGTAATGTGAAGTGGAAAGATGTTCCGACCCGCACGATTGATGTTGGCGGCGTGCCTTTCGCCTATCGGGAACTCGGTCCCGATTCCGGCGTCCCGGTGATCTTCCTGCACCACCTGATGGCCGTACTCGATGACTGGGACCCGCGGGTTATCGACGGCATCGCCGCAGAGCGTCGGGTGATCGCGTTCGACAATCGTGGGGTCGGTGCCTCGGGTGGATCGGTACCGCCCACCATCGAGGAAATGGGGCGGGATGCCATTGCCTTCATTCGGGCCCTGGCACTCAAGCAGGTCGACCTTCTCGGGTTCTCCTTGGGCGGTGGCGTCGCGCAAATGATTGCATTGCAGGCCCCCGAGCTCGTGCGTCGGATGGTCCTTGCCGGAACGGGACCTCGGGGCGGCGGCGGTATCGACGAGATCAACAGAATTGCTGTCATCGCTTACCTCAAAGCGGCACTCACGCTGAGCGATCCGAGGAATTTCCTGTTCTTCCCCCGCACCCCGGAGGGCAAGTGCGCCGCGAAAGATTACTTCTCGCGGCTCAAGGAACGCACCAAGGACCGCGACAAACCCATTTCCCTGCAGGCCCGGCGGGCCCAACTGAAAGCCATCCAAACAGCGGGACTGAGCGCGCCCGACGACCTCTCGGTCATTACGCAACCCGTTTTCGTCGCCAACGGCGACCGCGACCTCATGGTCGACAGCAGCCTTTCGGCCGACATGGCTCGCCGTCTGCCGAATGCTCAGCTGACGATCTATCCGGATTCCGGGCACGGCGGCGTCTTTCAGCACCACCGGGCCTTTGTCCCGGCGGTTCTGGACTTCCTCGCCGACTGATCTGATCCGACAAAAAATGAAAGGCCAAAGATGAAAACTCAAACAATGAAAGCGCTTACCTTCAAACGCTATGGCAAGTCACCCGAGATCGGGTTCGCCGACGTTCCCCGGCCCACGCTGAAGGCCGACGAATTGCTCGTACAAGTCCACGCTGCGAGCGTGAACCCGGTCGACAACATGATCCTGACGGGAATATTCAAACCGGTCCTGCATTTCCAGCTTCCAGCCACGTTGGGCAGCGATCTGGCCGGCGTGGTGACGGAAGTCGGCAGCCGCGTGACCCGTTTCAAGCCTGGCGATGCCGTCTTCGCCAACATCTTCGACCTGGGCACGGGCGCTATCGCCGACTTCGCAGTAGTACCGGAGAGCCTTGCCGCGCTGAAACCGGCCAATCTGGATTTCGTGCAGGCGGCATCGATCCCGATGGTCGGGCTCACCTCCTGGCAAGCACTCAAGGAGCGCGCGAATCTTCGCGCCGGCCAGAAGGTATTCATCCCGGCTGGCTCCGGCGGTATTGGCACGTTTGCGATCCAACTGGCAAAGCACCTGGGCGCCAAGGTGGGCACGACCACCAGCACGGGCAATGTCGAACTGGTGCGCAGCCTTGGCGCTGACGAGGTGGTCGACTACAAGAAGCAGGAATTCGAAAAAGTGCTGCACGGGTACGACGCGGTGCTCGGCACCGTCAAGGGTGACGCGATTGAGAAATCCCTCGGCATCCTCAAGCCAGGGAGCACGATCGTTTCTCTGGTCGGGCCGCTGGATGCAGCATTCGCTCGCGCTCGACGGCTCAACTTCGTCCTGACGTTCGTATTCGGCTTGATGAGCCGCAAGATCATGCGCCTGGCGAAAAAGCGGGACATCACCTACTCATTTCTCTTTGCGCGCCCCGATGGCGCTCAACTTACCGAAATCAGCAAGCTCCTCGAGACGGAGCGCATCCAGCCCGTGATCGACAAGGTATTTCCGTTCGAGCAGGCAAAGGATGCACTTGCCTACCTTGCCCAAGGGCACGCCAAGGGAAAAGTCGTTATCAAGATGTGTTGAATATGAAATTGCCGGGAAGCAAACCGGCCAAGACAGGTAGTTAACTTTTAGGACACAAAACCATGACCCCATCTACAAGAATCGCTGTTATCACGGGTGCTTCTTCCGGCATCGGATGCCGTCTACGCTGATCGCCTGGCTCGGCGCGGCTACAACCTCCTGCTCGTCGCGAGGCGCGGAGACCGTCTGCAGAATCTCGCCGCGAAACTAGAGCAGGCTTACGGCACCAAGGCTGAAACGCTCGTCGCCGACCTTGAAAAAGAAGCCGACCTCGTCGCTCTCGAAGCTGTTCTCGCGGGCAATCCGGCCATCCATCTATTGATCAACAACGCCGGCATTGCCAGGCTGAGCCCTATTGCCGAGACGCCGATGAAAGACTCCTTGTCGCAGATCGCATTGAACATCACGGCCCTGACCCGCTTGACGCATGCCGTACTGCCCGCCTTCAAAGAGCGCAACGAAGGCGTCATTATCAATATTGCCTCGGCATTGGCGCTCCAGGCGATGCAAACCGGCAAGCCCGCACCACGACTCCTCGCACTTTGACCGAAGAAGGGCGAAGCGCCCTTCGTCCAATTTTCCCCATCAACGACATGATCTGAACTCGACACCAAGGAAAACTTTTATGAGCACCACGCTATTCACGCCCACCCAACTCGGCGGCTTGTCGCTGAAGAACCGCATCGTCATGGCGCCGCTGACGCGTAGCCGCGCGATCGGGAACCTGCCCAATCCCCTGATGGAGCAGTATTACCGCTTGCGTGCGGATGCTGGACTAATCATCACCGAAGGAACCTCGCCTTCCCCCAACGGGCTTGGCTATGCGCGCATTCCCGGGCTGTTCAACGAGGAACAGGTGCAGGCCTGGCGACGCGTGACCGATGGCGTCCATCAGGCAGGTGGCAGGATTTTCGTGCAGCTGATGCATACCGGGCGCGTCAGCCATCCCGCGAACATGCCGGCCGGCGCCAGCGTTTTGGCGCCCTCGGCGGTCGCCGTTCCGGGCGAGATGTGGACTGACGTGGACGGAATGCAGCCGCATCCCGTGCCGAACGCAATGAGCGAGACGGACATCGCACAGAGCATCGCCGAATATGCGGCCTCGGCCAAACTGGCCATGCAGGCCGGTTTCGATGGTGTCGAGCTGCATGCTGCGAATGGCTATCTGATCGACCAATTCCTCAATACGGCCTCCAACCAGCGCAACGACCACTGGGGCGGCAAGGTCGAAAACCGCATCCGCTTCGCCGTCGAAGTCGCCAAGGCAACCGTCACCGCCGTTGGCGCCGAGCGCGTCGGCATGCGAATCTCGCCTTATGGCGTATTCAACGCCCAGGTGCCGGATGCAGATATGGATGCTTTGTACTTGCGTTTGATCGACGCATTGAATGCGCTCGGCCTGCTCTACGTCCACGTCGTGGATCACAGCGCCATGGGGGCGCCTAAGGTCAGTCCCGAATTGAAAGCCAAGATCCGTGCCGCATTTAAAGGGCAATACATACTCTCTGGCGGCTACGACGTGGCGCGAGCCGCTGCCGATCTCGACGCGCAGCGTGGCGACCTGGTGGCTTTCGGTCGCCCGTTTATCTCGAATCCGGATCTGGTATCCAAGCTCAAGTCAGGCCAGGAGCTGGTGGCCCCCGATTTCTCTACCTTCTACACGCCGGGAGAAAAGGGCTACACCGATTATTGATGAACGCCCGAGCCCTGCTGCGCATTTCTCATGCATCGATCAGGATCCCGTGAAATGCGCACCCTGGCCACGGGTCCGGCTATAGACTGAAGTGACAAGCGGTCATTGACCGCCACAAGCAGGTGAGCGGCAGATGACCGATGCATTGCCGCCCGAGGCCGGCGTCAGACTCAAGGTCAGCACTGGCCGAGCAGCCAACCGTGATTCCACGACATGGCGCCCTAAGCTCCCCTGACTACAAGCAAGAACTCCCGGATGCGCAAAAAAAAGGGAACGGGCCGAAGCCCGTTCCCTTTGTTCCGGAAGACTTCCTTCAACCGCTCAAGCGGCCTTAGAAGTAATAGCCGATGCTCGCGTTGAACCGGGTTCCAGTGGTGTTGGAGGACCCGCCCGCCGCCAATGCATCGCCGAAGACCGGCGACATATAGGGCTGATTCTTGGCGCGCGCGACGTCGAGCATGATCCACCAGGCGCCCGAGCCGAATTCGACGCCCGTGACGTTTTGCCAGCTGCGGTCATATCCCGATGCGGACTTTCTCAACTGGCTCCAGTCGTTATAGACGCGGAAGCTGCTGAAGGGGCCGATCGAGCCGGGGATCTTGTAGCTCAGGCTGACGATATCGATGTTGCCCTTGGCCGCCATGCGGTTGGTGAAGCCGTAGGAACCGATGATGACGCAATCGTTGTCGCAGGCGCTCCACCAGTTGCCATCGACCGAACCGTTGCCGGAGAACTTGTTGCGGTAGTTGATGGTTTCGAGCTTGACGCCGAAGTTGCCGAATTCGCCGGTGTAGTGGACCGCCTGGGCATTGCGTCGTCCGCCGGAGAGCGACGAATCGGTCGCAGCCAGTTCGCCGCTCATCGCGGAAACCCCGAACTCCGATTTGCCACCACCCATCTCGAAGGCGTAGGCGAAACGGGCGACGAAGGTGTTCCGCTCCTCGCGTCCGTACTGCTTCATCAGGTGGTTGCTGTAGCGCAGCGAATCCCGTCCGTCGAGCACCGACATGTTGTCGGCGTCGCCGAGGAAATGCCCGCCGTCGGACGGGAAGAAGGCCAGCGTGGTGCTCAGACCGCCATCCTGGCGCAAGTACTTGATGCCCGCCGCGTAGGTATCTTCGTAGCCGGCGTAGTAAGCCATCGATTCGAAGAAATTGTGCGAAGCGTATTTCAAGGCTCCGAACGGCACGATGTCCTGGCCGACGTGGATTTCGCTCTTGTCGGCGAAGCGGAAGCCTCCCCACAGGTACTCGTTCATCAGCAGGCTGGTGCCTTCACTGGCACCGGTCTGACGCGTCGAGTAGTGGTAATAGCGCTCCCGTCCGGACGAGAGGAATTGGCCGTCGTCGTAGGTGTAGCCGAGGCGGATGGTGTCGAACTCGAGCGTGCCCTTGCGGTCGGGATTCCAGCTCAGGTGCTCGAATCGGATTCTGGCTGCGCCGTCGAACTTGAGGGGAGAGTCGGCAACCTGTGCCAGGGCCCCCGAGGCCGACAGGGCGAGACAGATGCCCGCTGCAATGGGACGTAAGGCGGTTTTGAAGCTCATGGCTCCTCCATGACAGAGCCGCCTGCCGGCGGCCCCTTTTCTGATGGTTATGTGTGCCGTTTTCAGGCGAAAAACGTCCCCCGCGCGTGTCGCCACGCGTGTGTGGTACCGCCAGGGGATTTTGTGGTGGGCTGGATGACGCCGGGCTGGCGTCACCCTCCCCGGCCGCGACCGGCCGAGGCGAAACTCGTCGTGCCCGTCGCCGGCTTAGCGCGCGGCGGTGTTGTTGATTGCCATGGCTTCATGCAGCCACTGGTCGACCATTTGCGGATGCGACTGGATGTAGGCGGTCGCTTCCTTGTCGAAGGACGTGTCCTTGGCCTTCAGCATGATGGCCTCGAGGTCCGCCAGGGGGATCTTGAAGTTCTTGATGAAGGCGGCGGCCTTCGGGAAGTCCTTGGCGAAGCCCTTGCGCCCAACGGCATGGATCGCCTCGTCGCCGCCCAGGGTCTTCTTCGGGTCCTCGAGGTAGCGCAGCTTGTACTGGGCGAACATCCAGTGCGGGTTCCAGGTGGTCGCCACGATCCATTCGTTGCGCTTCGTGGCGCGATCCACGGCGGAGACCATCGCCGCGTCCGAGGCGGTCACCAACTGATAGCCGTCGAGAGCGTACTCCTTGACCGTTGCACCGGAGGCCCGCATCAGGCCGGAGCCGGCGTCGATGCCCTGGATTCGCTTGTTGAACTTCTC contains:
- a CDS encoding alkene reductase, translated to MSTTLFTPTQLGGLSLKNRIVMAPLTRSRAIGNLPNPLMEQYYRLRADAGLIITEGTSPSPNGLGYARIPGLFNEEQVQAWRRVTDGVHQAGGRIFVQLMHTGRVSHPANMPAGASVLAPSAVAVPGEMWTDVDGMQPHPVPNAMSETDIAQSIAEYAASAKLAMQAGFDGVELHAANGYLIDQFLNTASNQRNDHWGGKVENRIRFAVEVAKATVTAVGAERVGMRISPYGVFNAQVPDADMDALYLRLIDALNALGLLYVHVVDHSAMGAPKVSPELKAKIRAAFKGQYILSGGYDVARAAADLDAQRGDLVAFGRPFISNPDLVSKLKSGQELVAPDFSTFYTPGEKGYTDY
- a CDS encoding glycine betaine ABC transporter substrate-binding protein, translating into MFTTVKQAFRKMAAALAITAVAATPMAAHAEGKTIRVGWTAWSDAEAVTNIAKQLLEQKLGYKVELVMTDIGLQYNGVAKGNLDVMLMSWQPLTHKSYWDKVSDQVEDLGILYDQARLGWVVPDYVPVSEVKSIEDLKKPGIAEKFNKRIQGIDAGSGLMRASGATVKEYALDGYQLVTASDAAMVSAVDRATKRNEWIVATTWNPHWMFAQYKLRYLEDPKKTLGGDEAIHAVGRKGFAKDFPKAAAFIKNFKIPLADLEAIMLKAKDTSFDKEATAYIQSHPQMVDQWLHEAMAINNTAAR
- a CDS encoding helix-turn-helix domain-containing protein; this translates as MHEENCSNDPCPIARSLAFAGDAWSILILRDAHAGLTRFDQFRKSLGIAPTMLTRRLATLTEEGLLEKRRYSEHPPREEYLLTAAGRDFLPVLFMIGAWGRQYRGGGKLVQFFDAETGTEIKAVAVDEVTGAKIGTRPMRMVMPDES
- a CDS encoding NADP-dependent oxidoreductase gives rise to the protein MKALTFKRYGKSPEIGFADVPRPTLKADELLVQVHAASVNPVDNMILTGIFKPVLHFQLPATLGSDLAGVVTEVGSRVTRFKPGDAVFANIFDLGTGAIADFAVVPESLAALKPANLDFVQAASIPMVGLTSWQALKERANLRAGQKVFIPAGSGGIGTFAIQLAKHLGAKVGTTTSTGNVELVRSLGADEVVDYKKQEFEKVLHGYDAVLGTVKGDAIEKSLGILKPGSTIVSLVGPLDAAFARARRLNFVLTFVFGLMSRKIMRLAKKRDITYSFLFARPDGAQLTEISKLLETERIQPVIDKVFPFEQAKDALAYLAQGHAKGKVVIKMC
- a CDS encoding alpha/beta fold hydrolase, encoding MGKNDMSITLATGASSGIGKATAARQKGNVKWKDVPTRTIDVGGVPFAYRELGPDSGVPVIFLHHLMAVLDDWDPRVIDGIAAERRVIAFDNRGVGASGGSVPPTIEEMGRDAIAFIRALALKQVDLLGFSLGGGVAQMIALQAPELVRRMVLAGTGPRGGGGIDEINRIAVIAYLKAALTLSDPRNFLFFPRTPEGKCAAKDYFSRLKERTKDRDKPISLQARRAQLKAIQTAGLSAPDDLSVITQPVFVANGDRDLMVDSSLSADMARRLPNAQLTIYPDSGHGGVFQHHRAFVPAVLDFLAD
- a CDS encoding DUF938 domain-containing protein — its product is MDKPNAPSCEKNREPILDVLRQHFADRHHVLEIGSGTGQHAIFFAEHLPHLTWQTSDRAENLPSITAWLDEAALPNTPPPLRLDVQETWPVRRYDAIFSANTLHIIPWAAVESLFVGLTGIMARDAKLAIYGPFNYGGQFTSDSNASFDRWLKEKAPHQGIRDFEKVHALAQGAGLELLEDRAMPSNNRCLVWQVVSGVEFG
- a CDS encoding LysR substrate-binding domain-containing protein — its product is MRFDLIDMRLFLTVVECGSLTQGARMVHLALASVSERIAGMEAALGAPLLERNRRGVRATAAGEALVRHARSILGQVEQMRGELRTYATGLKGRVRLLSNTAAMVAFLPPQLCRFLAAHRDLSIDLEERPSAEIVQALMDRRADLGVVADITDLGMLQTHLIASDRLVVVASRAHRLARQSNVAFGDILDEPIVGMADTALETHLAERASRLGRQLDYRIQLRNTEHVAMHVEAGIGISILSDALARTLRRDLVILPLSEAWATRQLYLCARDFSALTPHADLLAQQLLQPMP
- a CDS encoding sulfite exporter TauE/SafE family protein; this translates as MSAMILVFSAGMVAGGMNALAGGGSFVSLPALIAAGVPPVQANTSSTVALFPGGLASAWAYRDGLRPVGAVSLRALLATTLCGGLLGALLLLQTSSAAFTFVLPWLLLVASIALAFGRRIGERLRTRRHIHPHAVLALQFALGVYGGYFGGAVGIMMMAMWGLVDSCDLKHLQAPRTLLVSAANVVAVLAFVAADAVRWPETLTMLVGAIIGGYGGAHIGRRAPAAVIRAITLLATSCITLAFFVKTYAPALLHP